A genomic segment from Luteolibacter ambystomatis encodes:
- a CDS encoding LacI family DNA-binding transcriptional regulator, whose protein sequence is MSEPQKYVTLKDLADFCGVTPTTVSLALRNHPRISESTKEKVHEAALRLGYRRHPMVSALMTTLHRSRMTAEAVPLAAVYAHEEKHVGSHPFHRVILEGMTSRADELGFRLDSFFLGEKGMTAKRVSEILSARGIRGIIVPPLPIAAGHLSIDWNLFSAIAIGYSMHRPQLHRVCPDQYAAILLALKQVIRSGYSRPGLLLNARSDVRTRRLWSSGFYGHEFRRGVHEMIPALECDEIRESNLMLWFNRHRPDVIISSDLKVLRALHQAGLNVPGDVGLVSLAGPDKEMKIAGTNQNPHMLGAVAVERLSQLIYYNEIGSPETPQVILIPPIWCPGTSIEARRGTGLAEEEPG, encoded by the coding sequence ATGAGTGAGCCTCAAAAATACGTCACCTTGAAAGATCTCGCGGATTTCTGTGGTGTTACCCCCACGACCGTATCCCTTGCTTTGCGGAACCATCCCCGGATTTCCGAGTCGACCAAGGAGAAGGTTCATGAAGCCGCGCTCCGTCTGGGTTATCGGCGCCATCCGATGGTGTCCGCCCTCATGACCACGCTGCACCGGTCGCGCATGACGGCGGAGGCGGTGCCCTTGGCTGCTGTGTATGCGCACGAGGAGAAGCATGTTGGTTCGCATCCTTTTCACCGCGTCATTCTGGAAGGCATGACCAGCAGGGCTGATGAGCTCGGCTTCCGGCTGGACAGCTTTTTCCTAGGAGAGAAAGGAATGACCGCCAAAAGAGTTTCGGAGATTCTCTCCGCCCGCGGCATCCGCGGGATCATTGTTCCGCCTCTTCCGATAGCGGCCGGTCATCTGAGCATCGATTGGAATTTGTTTTCTGCGATCGCAATCGGTTACTCGATGCATCGTCCGCAACTGCACCGGGTGTGTCCGGATCAATATGCCGCCATCCTGCTGGCTCTCAAACAGGTCATTCGATCGGGCTACAGCCGGCCAGGTCTGTTGCTCAACGCCCGCAGCGATGTGAGGACGCGGCGGCTCTGGAGTTCCGGGTTTTATGGCCACGAGTTCCGGAGAGGTGTTCACGAAATGATCCCCGCTCTGGAGTGTGATGAAATCAGGGAGTCGAACCTGATGCTGTGGTTCAACCGTCACCGGCCTGATGTCATCATCAGCTCGGATCTGAAAGTGCTCAGGGCATTGCACCAGGCTGGACTCAATGTGCCGGGAGACGTCGGTCTGGTTTCACTGGCCGGGCCGGACAAGGAGATGAAGATTGCTGGAACCAATCAAAATCCCCATATGCTTGGAGCTGTCGCGGTCGAAAGGCTCTCACAACTCATCTACTACAATGAGATTGGAAGTCCGGAGACGCCGCAGGTCATCTTGATTCCTCCAATCTGGTGCCCGGGGACGTCGATTGAAGCGCGGCGCGGAACAGGACTGGCAGAGGAAGAGCCCGGTTGA
- a CDS encoding DUF4962 domain-containing protein, translated as MQHTLAFVAGFLVLSGNMAPIWAAPRLPSALYEEWRVSPFPSGGSVSINPPALQWASVKHWEKKDASYTVEISKESSFPANATMKSSEQIWCFFNPHRKLAPGTWFWRYTIKSGGASTVKGPFTFQVGERTPVFDSADFQDFAANIPRRHPFAVTEGVSLAAVRKNAASHPLAATIIERGKKIAAAAIYSGPVSDRDPAKDREVSGLASKEAGALTSLVDAYLLCGDPAMKEGILKRIDVVSGWPTDDLLGSGVLTSLSRAYDGMHAELPEGVRTKILAVIDRQLKSKLSAWPGNIEGRQVENHFWQAELAANFCAGVATFHELESSRKMVEYTYELFLARFPNLATQDGGWSEGLGYFGVNKTAVVDMARLMKAVGGVNPFEMPWYQNLADYFIYFAPIGGRIDGFGDMHDRVGNGGIGTSMIFTVAKESGEPKAVFWSSKLMKGKQDVEPWYQIIHGIRPDSSVVPAPANLPGMKVFEGVGLAAMHTNVLDAPHDTAVYFRSSPFGAKGHMHANQNAFNLSRKGEPLFYSTGYYTTFADPHSMSSYRHTRAHNTILINGHGQAFGHEGYGWIKRQLQGRKISYVCGDATMAYRKTTDSQFIGMMKSSDMDPEKEEGDAKLKLFERHMVFVRPDTLVVYDVLDSEKENEWALLLHAPMAPTLDQGGQVTLDTGSSLVRAAVAGSGPLKYGLTDQFHSPPVDIKKKYGKMPNQYHLNYTSAGKSSKMRFLTVVRMADSGKSLSPVAIPANGNVEVSGVRIDAELDTSKAPSLSISGEGATLKVNAWPAELDGRAVATPTGHGTLLLENGTTTVSEDSLPPGLSTAP; from the coding sequence ATGCAGCACACCCTCGCATTTGTAGCCGGTTTTCTGGTCCTCTCAGGAAACATGGCCCCTATATGGGCGGCACCACGGCTTCCTTCCGCGCTCTATGAAGAGTGGCGTGTTTCGCCGTTTCCTTCCGGTGGAAGTGTCTCCATCAACCCTCCCGCGCTGCAGTGGGCTTCCGTGAAACATTGGGAAAAGAAGGATGCTTCCTATACGGTGGAGATCTCCAAAGAATCCTCATTCCCAGCCAATGCGACGATGAAATCGTCCGAGCAGATCTGGTGCTTTTTCAACCCGCACCGGAAGCTGGCTCCCGGCACCTGGTTCTGGCGCTACACCATCAAATCGGGAGGGGCTTCCACCGTAAAAGGACCCTTTACTTTTCAGGTCGGGGAACGGACTCCTGTCTTCGACTCGGCGGACTTCCAGGATTTCGCGGCGAATATTCCGAGGAGGCATCCCTTCGCCGTTACAGAGGGAGTCAGTCTTGCTGCGGTGAGGAAAAACGCCGCTTCCCATCCGCTTGCGGCGACCATCATCGAGCGTGGTAAAAAGATCGCTGCCGCGGCAATCTACTCCGGGCCGGTGAGTGACAGGGATCCGGCGAAAGACCGTGAGGTCTCGGGATTGGCTTCAAAGGAGGCGGGGGCGCTGACTTCGCTTGTGGATGCCTATCTGCTCTGTGGGGATCCCGCCATGAAGGAGGGGATTCTGAAAAGGATTGATGTGGTGAGCGGATGGCCCACGGACGACCTGCTGGGATCGGGAGTGCTGACCTCATTGTCCCGGGCCTACGACGGCATGCATGCGGAGCTTCCGGAGGGAGTCCGGACGAAAATTCTCGCGGTGATCGACCGGCAGTTGAAGTCGAAGCTTTCCGCGTGGCCCGGAAATATCGAAGGGCGGCAGGTGGAGAATCACTTCTGGCAGGCCGAACTCGCCGCCAATTTTTGTGCCGGGGTGGCGACTTTTCATGAACTGGAATCCAGCCGGAAGATGGTGGAATACACTTATGAATTGTTTCTCGCCAGATTTCCCAATCTCGCCACACAGGACGGAGGATGGTCGGAAGGGTTGGGCTATTTCGGGGTTAACAAGACCGCAGTGGTGGACATGGCCCGTCTGATGAAAGCGGTCGGCGGCGTCAACCCTTTCGAGATGCCCTGGTATCAGAATCTCGCTGACTATTTCATCTACTTCGCACCGATTGGAGGGCGCATCGATGGATTCGGTGACATGCATGACCGCGTGGGAAATGGTGGCATCGGCACCTCGATGATCTTTACCGTCGCGAAGGAATCGGGCGAACCCAAGGCGGTTTTCTGGTCGTCCAAGCTCATGAAAGGCAAGCAGGACGTGGAACCCTGGTATCAGATCATCCACGGCATCCGCCCGGATTCGTCAGTGGTGCCCGCTCCTGCGAATCTTCCCGGAATGAAGGTGTTCGAGGGAGTCGGGCTCGCCGCGATGCACACGAACGTGCTCGATGCGCCGCACGATACCGCCGTCTATTTCCGTTCGTCGCCGTTCGGTGCGAAGGGTCACATGCACGCGAACCAGAACGCCTTCAATCTATCGAGGAAGGGCGAGCCCTTGTTCTACTCGACGGGGTACTACACCACGTTCGCCGATCCGCACTCGATGTCGTCCTACCGCCACACCCGCGCGCACAACACGATCCTCATCAATGGTCACGGGCAGGCCTTCGGTCACGAAGGATACGGGTGGATCAAGCGTCAGTTGCAGGGTAGGAAGATCTCCTATGTCTGTGGCGATGCCACCATGGCCTACCGGAAAACCACGGACAGCCAGTTCATCGGAATGATGAAATCCTCGGACATGGATCCGGAAAAGGAAGAGGGCGACGCGAAGCTCAAGCTTTTTGAACGCCACATGGTCTTTGTCCGTCCGGACACGCTGGTGGTGTACGATGTCCTCGATTCAGAGAAGGAGAATGAATGGGCCCTTCTGTTGCATGCTCCCATGGCTCCGACTCTCGATCAAGGCGGGCAGGTGACATTGGATACCGGGAGCAGCCTGGTGCGAGCCGCGGTGGCGGGCTCCGGTCCCTTGAAATACGGTCTAACAGACCAATTCCACTCTCCCCCGGTGGACATCAAGAAGAAGTATGGCAAGATGCCCAATCAGTATCACCTGAACTACACCTCCGCAGGGAAATCGTCCAAGATGCGATTTCTCACGGTGGTGCGGATGGCCGATAGCGGGAAGTCACTGTCTCCGGTCGCCATTCCAGCGAACGGGAATGTCGAAGTGTCCGGTGTCCGGATTGATGCGGAGTTGGACACTTCAAAGGCTCCCTCGCTTTCCATCTCAGGAGAAGGAGCGACTCTCAAGGTCAACGCCTGGCCCGCCGAACTAGACGGTCGAGCTGTCGCTACTCCGACCGGTCATGGGACGCTTCTCTTGGAGAACGGCACCACTACGGTGAGTGAGGATTCACTTCCTCCCGGTCTCTCCACCGCTCCCTGA
- a CDS encoding sodium:solute symporter family protein, producing MCAHIDLCVIGIYLAFLVVVGLTFSRLVRNSSDYFRAGAQGSWWMMGTSMFVSGISAYTFVGNAAGIFKSGWTPMVIYLANVGGFLGAALLLGPWYRQMRAITYAEVIRERFGKSAEQLVSHLLVINNLVWAGAGLYTLATFLRPLTPGWSEAAIIVAVGSAVVIYSSIGGSWASAANDFAQSLVLISVTITITVLCFQRTGGIGGFFAAVHQSPAAGDLSFIKTAPANQSDWTSGYGLTWMAVTFVFQIFNQSSLFQGVRYFSAKDGREARKAAWLACVLMSIGLVVFFVPPIFARVFLEPQVLAMHPLPEKAAEYAYAVASREVLPKGASALLSVVIFAAAIGTLDTSLNRTAGLVVRNLLPAHRKLLGMSPAQAGNEMVVGRIATIGIGMMVMGFAMIYTRIEGSSIFDVMQRIIAQLIGPQIIPLMLFLFVRKVPRWAIFSSLAGGYLPSLVVWVLMITRGTHVSYPQVGTMVFTGGVAGFLVSRLFWKRVPEEERRQTAAFYERMKRPVDFGAEVGEGSDLIQFRMVGRSSLVLAALFLLLLIPMGDGTARAIVLAISGSIGGIGGVLLWCGRVASKRKISR from the coding sequence ATGTGCGCTCATATCGATCTCTGTGTCATCGGCATCTACCTCGCTTTTCTCGTGGTGGTCGGCCTGACCTTCAGCAGGTTGGTCAGGAACTCCAGCGACTACTTCCGCGCCGGAGCCCAAGGCTCATGGTGGATGATGGGAACCAGCATGTTCGTGAGCGGTATCAGCGCCTATACCTTCGTGGGGAATGCTGCGGGGATCTTCAAAAGTGGCTGGACTCCGATGGTGATTTATCTCGCCAATGTCGGCGGATTTCTGGGCGCGGCACTGCTACTAGGGCCTTGGTACCGGCAGATGCGGGCGATTACCTATGCGGAGGTTATCCGGGAACGGTTCGGGAAATCCGCCGAACAGCTTGTGTCGCATCTCCTTGTCATCAACAATCTTGTGTGGGCGGGGGCCGGCCTTTACACGCTGGCCACGTTTTTAAGGCCATTGACGCCCGGTTGGTCCGAGGCTGCCATCATTGTGGCTGTTGGGAGCGCTGTGGTTATCTACTCCTCCATTGGAGGCAGTTGGGCTTCTGCCGCCAACGATTTCGCTCAAAGCCTGGTGCTGATCTCCGTCACCATCACTATCACGGTACTTTGTTTCCAACGAACCGGTGGAATTGGTGGATTCTTTGCCGCTGTTCATCAGTCGCCCGCGGCAGGTGACTTGTCGTTCATCAAGACGGCCCCGGCCAATCAATCAGATTGGACTTCCGGCTACGGTTTGACCTGGATGGCGGTGACGTTTGTTTTCCAGATTTTCAATCAGTCCAGTTTGTTCCAAGGGGTACGTTACTTCTCGGCGAAGGACGGCAGGGAGGCGAGGAAAGCGGCATGGCTCGCGTGCGTCCTGATGAGCATCGGCCTCGTGGTTTTTTTCGTTCCGCCGATTTTCGCCCGCGTATTTCTGGAACCGCAGGTGTTGGCCATGCATCCGTTGCCGGAGAAGGCGGCAGAGTATGCCTACGCCGTAGCAAGCCGGGAGGTTCTGCCGAAGGGGGCTTCGGCATTGCTCTCCGTGGTTATTTTTGCGGCTGCGATCGGCACATTGGACACCAGTTTGAATCGCACGGCGGGACTTGTCGTCCGCAATTTGTTGCCCGCCCATCGCAAGCTGCTTGGGATGTCACCGGCCCAGGCGGGCAATGAGATGGTCGTGGGAAGGATCGCAACCATCGGCATCGGGATGATGGTGATGGGATTCGCGATGATCTATACCCGGATCGAGGGTTCCTCCATCTTTGATGTGATGCAGCGGATCATCGCACAGTTGATCGGCCCGCAGATAATCCCCCTTATGCTGTTCCTGTTCGTACGCAAGGTCCCCCGATGGGCCATATTTTCCTCGCTGGCGGGTGGTTATCTACCCTCGCTGGTCGTCTGGGTGCTGATGATCACCCGCGGTACGCATGTTTCCTACCCACAGGTTGGTACCATGGTCTTTACCGGTGGTGTGGCGGGCTTTTTGGTTTCCCGTTTGTTCTGGAAGCGGGTGCCCGAAGAGGAGCGGCGACAGACCGCTGCCTTCTATGAGCGGATGAAACGTCCGGTGGATTTCGGGGCGGAAGTGGGAGAAGGAAGCGACCTGATCCAATTCCGGATGGTGGGGCGATCCTCCCTGGTCCTGGCGGCGCTGTTCCTTTTGTTGCTTATCCCGATGGGTGACGGGACGGCTCGTGCGATCGTGCTGGCCATCAGCGGCAGCATCGGAGGTATAGGAGGGGTATTGCTTTGGTGCGGGCGTGTGGCCTCAAAGCGGAAAATTTCCAGGTAG
- a CDS encoding RHS repeat protein: MLAAALLVFPIAAAGPVWEKPVLSLGSLDVDGRLRQKFELGTLAGSPEFAFPIYLEHGFRAEDPVSEYKVPQLETYAAPEGRDQILWLEPGGLRHLFKKADVLKAVPDKQTAPWVAVEPEPGVMVFRSDDGWTYHYSAGAIRSLKSPAGRELLFDTDGLQVTRIYQKTAGGDLTLLKARESELGQPETLTIGPDVHHFQYDPDTEHLRTWTSPRLGDKPVSFSYDKAGLLQAVVLPGGQKLAYAWDTRQNLQQKNKDLELPLEGPGVFLVRDTDYSFTFGLTRQGIRLFRTDAAGHTEGMVFNPLTQQLTRRSRDGGETTEFYGQRGVTKSRLESVRDARGRESMRITYDDKARVISRQAPGSPPLRFEYDDLDRVTKISRLDEVIKSYVYEGDSEKPVRITDALGNSIQISYDAAGQMTRYKDLDGAVFEFIYDEVGQLVEQRFPLGYKKTIERDSFGRVIRAREMDGRESRYDYTADNRLAKTSNDGVEWSYQYDAEGNFTGLLRDGKAWQKIEREKNAETGGEIVKNINAKGDESVIQLDSKGNMVKEIDPLGQKTQYKRDALGQLAGWEDGRGSTVDLQRDPLGRISGVDTGGGPGIKMTYDQTGRLRERKTGEQDIRYDYDKEGRLVKIDYGKGQTVDYTYDRYGRVDTALTGQGVKTTYTWDVLDRKASERNDIPGIGSTLLKWTYTPSGRTKTVTVYKNGDDEAHRLQETGYLYDALGRYEQMTVNGEPKVWYEYDKASLKLTLKRFFNGWTVRYETYPAGYPKSLVAKDDKGKVIKDVGYVWNAEGKLEKRTMDGVLQEYRYDSLGRLTEVIKTSPTENTKPDRSTSKADS, encoded by the coding sequence GTGCTGGCAGCCGCCCTTTTGGTTTTCCCTATTGCTGCGGCCGGCCCTGTTTGGGAAAAACCGGTGCTCTCGCTGGGATCTCTGGATGTCGATGGAAGGTTGCGGCAGAAATTCGAGCTCGGTACATTGGCGGGTTCGCCGGAGTTCGCTTTCCCGATCTATCTCGAGCATGGATTCCGCGCTGAAGATCCCGTCAGCGAGTATAAAGTGCCTCAGCTTGAGACATACGCCGCTCCGGAAGGCCGGGACCAGATTCTCTGGCTGGAGCCCGGTGGCCTCAGGCATTTGTTCAAGAAGGCCGACGTGCTCAAGGCCGTGCCTGACAAGCAGACGGCCCCGTGGGTCGCGGTGGAGCCTGAGCCCGGCGTCATGGTGTTCCGTTCCGACGACGGCTGGACCTATCATTACAGTGCCGGAGCGATCCGCTCGCTGAAATCTCCCGCTGGCCGCGAACTCCTCTTCGATACCGATGGCCTTCAGGTCACCCGTATCTATCAGAAGACAGCGGGCGGAGATCTCACCCTTCTCAAAGCGCGCGAAAGCGAACTCGGCCAGCCTGAGACACTCACCATCGGTCCGGATGTTCATCACTTCCAATACGATCCGGACACCGAGCATCTCAGGACCTGGACATCTCCCCGTCTCGGAGACAAACCTGTCTCCTTTTCCTACGACAAGGCTGGCCTCCTTCAGGCGGTTGTCCTTCCCGGAGGACAGAAGCTTGCCTACGCATGGGATACCCGGCAGAATCTCCAGCAGAAGAACAAGGATCTGGAGCTCCCCCTGGAAGGTCCCGGTGTCTTCCTGGTGCGGGATACCGATTACTCCTTCACCTTCGGACTCACCCGCCAGGGCATCCGTCTCTTCCGGACTGATGCGGCGGGGCATACCGAGGGCATGGTTTTCAATCCTCTGACCCAGCAACTCACCCGCCGCAGCCGTGACGGAGGTGAGACCACCGAGTTCTACGGACAGAGGGGCGTGACCAAGAGCCGTCTCGAAAGCGTGCGTGATGCGCGGGGGCGGGAAAGCATGCGTATTACCTATGATGACAAGGCCCGTGTCATCAGCCGCCAGGCACCCGGCAGCCCGCCTTTGCGCTTCGAATACGATGACCTCGACCGCGTGACGAAAATCTCCCGCCTTGATGAAGTCATCAAAAGCTATGTCTATGAAGGGGACTCCGAGAAGCCGGTCAGAATCACCGATGCTCTCGGAAACTCCATTCAGATCTCCTACGATGCCGCCGGTCAGATGACCCGCTACAAGGATCTGGATGGAGCGGTGTTCGAGTTCATTTACGATGAAGTGGGTCAACTGGTGGAACAGCGCTTCCCGCTGGGCTATAAGAAAACGATCGAGCGGGACAGTTTCGGCCGTGTGATCCGTGCCCGGGAAATGGATGGCCGTGAAAGCCGCTACGACTACACCGCGGACAACCGCCTGGCGAAAACCAGCAATGACGGCGTGGAGTGGAGCTACCAATACGACGCCGAGGGGAATTTCACCGGTCTGCTCCGGGACGGCAAGGCATGGCAGAAGATCGAGCGGGAAAAAAACGCCGAGACTGGTGGCGAGATAGTCAAAAACATCAATGCCAAAGGGGATGAATCCGTCATCCAGCTGGATTCGAAGGGAAACATGGTCAAGGAAATCGATCCCCTCGGCCAAAAGACCCAATACAAGCGTGATGCGCTCGGCCAGCTCGCCGGCTGGGAGGACGGCCGCGGCAGCACCGTGGATCTCCAGCGGGATCCTCTCGGGCGGATTTCCGGCGTAGATACCGGCGGTGGTCCCGGCATCAAGATGACTTACGATCAGACCGGCAGGCTCCGGGAGAGGAAAACCGGGGAGCAGGACATCCGCTACGATTACGATAAGGAAGGTCGCTTGGTCAAAATCGACTACGGCAAGGGTCAGACCGTCGACTACACCTATGACCGCTATGGCCGTGTGGACACCGCTCTCACCGGTCAGGGTGTCAAGACCACCTATACTTGGGATGTTTTGGATCGCAAGGCCAGCGAACGCAACGATATCCCCGGCATTGGCTCCACCCTCCTAAAATGGACCTACACCCCGTCCGGCAGGACCAAGACCGTCACCGTTTACAAGAATGGCGATGACGAGGCTCATCGCCTCCAGGAAACCGGCTATCTCTACGATGCCCTCGGCCGCTATGAGCAAATGACGGTCAACGGAGAGCCGAAGGTCTGGTATGAATACGACAAGGCCAGCCTCAAACTGACTCTCAAGCGTTTTTTCAACGGCTGGACGGTCCGTTACGAAACCTATCCCGCCGGCTACCCCAAATCCCTCGTCGCCAAGGACGACAAAGGCAAGGTCATCAAGGACGTCGGCTACGTCTGGAACGCGGAAGGAAAGCTGGAAAAGCGCACGATGGACGGCGTCCTCCAGGAATACCGCTACGATTCCCTCGGCCGTCTCACGGAAGTGATCAAAACCTCTCCTACGGAAAATACGAAGCCGGATCGCTCCACTTCAAAAGCCGATTCTTGA
- a CDS encoding RHS repeat-associated core domain-containing protein, producing MTTNSKNKTTKHAIVACVLGLAGAASANTSEKYVYDASGNMVEKTINGAVTRMSYDASNQLISTNKDGREEAYFHDTAGCLQNVVNATGEKIRFQTTGYAGKVLELNSSGLISKLFYNSEGQLVGKITGGDSTNYAWDGYSLAMDGSHVFTNEGHISGGVPLLIDGGEVVISDYLGNTLSSGTTQFDGSAYGDGFESGRYTGKAYIAELDSYVFKHRLYSSSIAKWNMPDPSGYPDGANNNIYACGDPISRIDADGLISFTTQTPSPSTFTQPGGSKVDTAMNAVAHENRNDTKNVIDTKYNPTVLPANKLLMKLSTLDRASDTVVLKTSGDSAFKADGGASNAGVNIETVETFGLANGQWESIQTILSNVAGPTANAVANSEYLDNNNSTTCPFYAGTPPGSPTVRDFPRRDWPTSGKTTWKAYIVYGDYMASTKEFYSDKNAGIKYGFTLE from the coding sequence ATGACAACCAATTCGAAAAACAAAACTACCAAGCATGCCATCGTGGCGTGCGTGTTGGGATTGGCCGGGGCTGCGTCCGCCAATACCTCAGAAAAATATGTCTATGATGCTTCGGGTAATATGGTGGAAAAAACCATCAACGGAGCCGTGACACGGATGTCGTATGACGCTTCCAACCAGCTTATCTCCACGAACAAAGACGGTAGGGAGGAAGCCTATTTTCATGATACTGCTGGTTGTCTACAAAACGTAGTGAACGCCACCGGCGAAAAAATTCGGTTCCAAACCACCGGCTATGCCGGAAAGGTGTTGGAATTGAATTCGTCGGGGCTCATTTCGAAATTATTTTATAATTCGGAAGGCCAGCTTGTAGGGAAAATTACGGGTGGAGACTCGACCAATTATGCGTGGGATGGATATTCCTTGGCGATGGATGGAAGCCATGTTTTTACGAATGAAGGACATATCTCTGGAGGCGTCCCTCTCCTTATCGATGGAGGTGAGGTCGTCATTTCCGATTATTTAGGAAACACTTTGTCGAGCGGCACCACGCAATTTGATGGCAGTGCTTATGGTGACGGCTTCGAGAGTGGACGGTACACTGGCAAAGCCTACATTGCTGAACTAGACTCATACGTGTTCAAGCACCGTCTATATTCATCTAGTATTGCAAAGTGGAATATGCCCGATCCATCTGGGTATCCAGATGGTGCAAATAATAATATCTATGCATGCGGTGATCCGATTTCACGAATTGACGCAGACGGGCTGATCAGTTTTACAACTCAAACTCCTAGCCCCAGCACATTTACCCAACCGGGAGGAAGCAAGGTCGATACCGCGATGAACGCCGTAGCTCACGAAAATCGGAACGATACGAAAAATGTCATCGATACGAAGTACAATCCCACAGTACTGCCTGCTAACAAGCTTCTGATGAAACTATCTACTCTCGATAGAGCAAGTGATACTGTAGTTTTGAAGACCTCCGGTGATAGCGCCTTCAAGGCGGATGGCGGTGCCAGCAATGCGGGAGTCAACATAGAAACCGTGGAAACTTTCGGGCTAGCCAACGGTCAGTGGGAATCTATCCAGACGATTTTATCCAATGTCGCAGGACCTACGGCGAATGCAGTTGCGAATTCTGAATATCTTGATAACAATAACAGCACTACTTGCCCGTTCTATGCAGGAACACCACCGGGTAGCCCTACTGTTAGGGATTTTCCTCGACGCGATTGGCCAACATCGGGAAAAACTACATGGAAGGCATATATCGTTTATGGTGACTACATGGCATCCACGAAAGAGTTTTATTCGGATAAAAACGCGGGCATAAAATATGGTTTTACGTTGGAGTAA